Proteins encoded within one genomic window of Ranitomeya variabilis isolate aRanVar5 chromosome 4, aRanVar5.hap1, whole genome shotgun sequence:
- the LOC143765853 gene encoding uncharacterized protein LOC143765853 isoform X2, protein MNDVQRRCCRDQYRREWQSRQKSGSAAPKKRPYIYMSRLNFLAPVMDLRTTESNLVETEPASEVEPANTENEEAGTAEEDAPGPSRAERAIPGSLGQLPTEQEEPPRSSSPTLALDTSPQATTVARNIRRRREHQSQVIRRQVDSRVMDYIQRTISDDGEEAFGRSLAQHLRQIPTQLRLPTKTAILQLLTSAIPPNNPQAIFDCIQRRYQTQIISQITDSSVATAGTISTASGHTQTTTDQHTQTINTGNISEHIDRRNTTTIDQTHYQQHHQLYGQHTSRPMHSYTEMPTSSAASQFLSEWYHHEPQTSFSNAYGHGQFGQQVPQHQGPLAQCRPRVSWPSENAPGWTHGPHDAYSQSQEARTQHHIPTQAHNVPLPTNTQQHSEIQTTQTPTSPATSHHSFLDL, encoded by the exons TGAATGATGTTCAGCGAAGATGCTGCCGGGATCAATATAGAAGGGAGTGGCAAAGTCGGCAGAAAAGTGGTTCCGCAGCACCCAAAAAAAgaccatatatatatatgagcCGTCTTAATTTCTTGGCTCCTGTAATGGATTTAAGAAC AACCGAATCTAACTTAGTGGAAACCGAGCCAGCGTCTGAGGTGGAACCTGCAAACACTGAAAATGAAGAAGCAGGAACAGCAGAGGAGGATGCTCCAGGACCATCCAGGGCTGAAAGGGCCATTCCTGGTTCACTAGGTCAACTCCCAACAGAGCAAGAGGAGCCGCCAAGAAGCAGCAGCCCTACCCTGGCCCTTGATACCTCACCCCAAGCTACTACTGTTGCACGCAATATACGAAGAAGGAGAGAGCACCAAAGTCAAGTTATACGACGACAGGTTGACAGTCGTGTGATGGACTACATACAACGCACAATCTCGGATGATGGTGAGGAAGCATTTGGACGAAGTTTGGCCCAGCACCTGCGCCAAATTCCTACACAATTACGCCTGCCAACAAAAACAGCCATATTACAGCTTTTAACTTCGGCAATTCCACCAAATAACCCACAAGCCATATTTGACTGTATTCAAAGAAGGTACCAAACACAAATTATCAGCCAAATCACAGACAGTTCTGTTGCAACAGCAGGAACAATATCCACAGCATCAGGACATACACAAACAACCACTGATCAACACACTCAGACAATAAACACTGGAAACATTAGTGAACATATTGACAGACGTAATACTACTACCATAGATCAAACACATTACCAACAACATCATCAGCTCTATGGCCAACACACATCAAGGCCTATGCATAGCTACACAGAAATGCCAACATCCTCTGCTGCGTCACAGTTTTTGAGTGAGTGGTACCACCATGAACCACAAACTAGTTTTTCAAATGCTTATGGCCATGGTCAATTTGGGCAGCAAGTACCACAACACCAAGGGCCTTTAGCCCAATGCAGACCAAGAGTATCCTGGCCTTCGGAAAATGCTCCGGGTTGGACACATGGTCCACATGATGCATATAGCCAGAGTCAGGAAGCCAGAACCCAACATCATATACCCACCCAGGCACACAATGTTCCTTTGCCTACAAACACTCAACAGCACTCTGAAATACAAACAACACAAACACCAACCTCACCAGCAACATCCCATCATTCTTTCTTGgacttgtaa
- the LOC143765853 gene encoding uncharacterized protein LOC143765853 isoform X1: MSRLNFLAPVMDLRTTESNLVETEPASEVEPANTENEEAGTAEEDAPGPSRAERAIPGSLGQLPTEQEEPPRSSSPTLALDTSPQATTVARNIRRRREHQSQVIRRQVDSRVMDYIQRTISDDGEEAFGRSLAQHLRQIPTQLRLPTKTAILQLLTSAIPPNNPQAIFDCIQRRYQTQIISQITDSSVATAGTISTASGHTQTTTDQHTQTINTGNISEHIDRRNTTTIDQTHYQQHHQLYGQHTSRPMHSYTEMPTSSAASQFLSEWYHHEPQTSFSNAYGHGQFGQQVPQHQGPLAQCRPRVSWPSENAPGWTHGPHDAYSQSQEARTQHHIPTQAHNVPLPTNTQQHSEIQTTQTPTSPATSHHSFLDL; encoded by the exons atgagcCGTCTTAATTTCTTGGCTCCTGTAATGGATTTAAGAAC AACCGAATCTAACTTAGTGGAAACCGAGCCAGCGTCTGAGGTGGAACCTGCAAACACTGAAAATGAAGAAGCAGGAACAGCAGAGGAGGATGCTCCAGGACCATCCAGGGCTGAAAGGGCCATTCCTGGTTCACTAGGTCAACTCCCAACAGAGCAAGAGGAGCCGCCAAGAAGCAGCAGCCCTACCCTGGCCCTTGATACCTCACCCCAAGCTACTACTGTTGCACGCAATATACGAAGAAGGAGAGAGCACCAAAGTCAAGTTATACGACGACAGGTTGACAGTCGTGTGATGGACTACATACAACGCACAATCTCGGATGATGGTGAGGAAGCATTTGGACGAAGTTTGGCCCAGCACCTGCGCCAAATTCCTACACAATTACGCCTGCCAACAAAAACAGCCATATTACAGCTTTTAACTTCGGCAATTCCACCAAATAACCCACAAGCCATATTTGACTGTATTCAAAGAAGGTACCAAACACAAATTATCAGCCAAATCACAGACAGTTCTGTTGCAACAGCAGGAACAATATCCACAGCATCAGGACATACACAAACAACCACTGATCAACACACTCAGACAATAAACACTGGAAACATTAGTGAACATATTGACAGACGTAATACTACTACCATAGATCAAACACATTACCAACAACATCATCAGCTCTATGGCCAACACACATCAAGGCCTATGCATAGCTACACAGAAATGCCAACATCCTCTGCTGCGTCACAGTTTTTGAGTGAGTGGTACCACCATGAACCACAAACTAGTTTTTCAAATGCTTATGGCCATGGTCAATTTGGGCAGCAAGTACCACAACACCAAGGGCCTTTAGCCCAATGCAGACCAAGAGTATCCTGGCCTTCGGAAAATGCTCCGGGTTGGACACATGGTCCACATGATGCATATAGCCAGAGTCAGGAAGCCAGAACCCAACATCATATACCCACCCAGGCACACAATGTTCCTTTGCCTACAAACACTCAACAGCACTCTGAAATACAAACAACACAAACACCAACCTCACCAGCAACATCCCATCATTCTTTCTTGgacttgtaa